A single region of the Bacteroidota bacterium genome encodes:
- a CDS encoding PKD domain-containing protein — translation MTKTYYSLIVVALLTLFSFGNKAAAQDCSADFNYMTDGPDAAFNGFATGLSPSYFWSFGDGAYAYTENPEHTYATNGTFLVCFTVYAADSCTSTYCDSIEITGAAGGDCNALFTFDAFGEILSFNNLSTPADVSSFWDFGDGSSSYLDDPSHTFDPGSYNVCLTVFGADSCISEYCQTITIFGGGDSTGCSAFFTFDESDGTVEFTNLSDADGFPADYVWEFGDGETSFAVNPTHSYDDGIYVVCLTIYTADSCSSTYCNTINIGEVIIDSGFCNANYVADITGGLVEFTNTSTTGGADILTYHWSFGDGFTSTIENPNHVYAVSGSYTVCLSISTTDSCESMYCNIINVTVGDTATECNAAFNYEFGITPWGVFTTNLSADGGVAASYFWDFGDGSSSTEFEPAHNYDAGGSYVICLTITTAFCTDTDCDTVVIAPTGIDDILHKNDLAVYPNPATKNIVLMLESDVNNHATIIISDISGRNLQQIFSGNLNGGENEFRINIESLQAGMYLINVINEDGSTQVTKFIKQ, via the coding sequence ATGACAAAAACGTATTACTCCTTAATTGTTGTTGCCCTGCTGACGTTATTTTCGTTTGGCAATAAAGCGGCAGCACAAGACTGTTCAGCAGATTTTAACTATATGACTGATGGGCCCGATGCGGCTTTCAACGGTTTCGCAACCGGGCTTTCTCCAAGTTATTTCTGGAGTTTTGGCGATGGCGCTTATGCCTACACTGAAAACCCTGAACATACTTATGCCACAAACGGAACTTTTTTAGTTTGTTTTACTGTGTATGCTGCAGATAGTTGCACTTCAACCTATTGCGACTCTATAGAAATTACTGGAGCTGCCGGTGGCGACTGCAATGCCTTGTTTACCTTCGATGCTTTCGGAGAAATCTTGTCTTTTAACAACCTGTCAACTCCGGCAGATGTGTCTTCTTTTTGGGATTTTGGCGATGGCAGTTCATCTTATCTTGATGACCCATCCCACACTTTTGATCCGGGTTCTTACAATGTATGTTTAACCGTTTTTGGAGCCGATTCATGCATAAGTGAATATTGTCAAACCATCACCATTTTTGGTGGAGGCGATTCTACCGGTTGTAGCGCATTTTTTACTTTCGATGAATCTGATGGAACGGTTGAATTTACTAACCTATCAGATGCCGACGGATTTCCTGCCGATTATGTATGGGAATTTGGTGATGGCGAAACATCATTCGCTGTTAATCCGACGCATTCTTATGATGATGGCATTTATGTAGTTTGTTTAACAATTTATACTGCCGATAGTTGTTCCAGCACATATTGTAATACGATTAACATTGGTGAAGTAATTATAGATTCAGGTTTTTGTAATGCAAATTATGTTGCTGATATCACAGGAGGGCTTGTAGAATTTACCAATACAAGCACAACAGGTGGTGCAGATATTCTTACTTACCATTGGAGTTTTGGTGATGGATTTACATCAACAATCGAAAATCCAAACCATGTTTATGCCGTATCAGGATCTTACACTGTTTGTTTAAGTATTTCTACTACTGATTCATGTGAAAGTATGTATTGTAATATAATTAATGTTACCGTAGGGGATACTGCAACTGAATGTAATGCAGCATTTAATTATGAATTTGGAATTACACCATGGGGGGTATTTACTACCAATTTATCAGCAGATGGTGGTGTTGCAGCAAGTTATTTCTGGGATTTTGGAGATGGCAGTTCATCTACGGAATTTGAACCTGCACATAACTATGACGCCGGTGGCTCTTATGTTATTTGTTTAACCATTACTACTGCATTTTGCACAGACACTGATTGTGACACCGTTGTAATTGCACCTACAGGTATAGATGATATTTTGCATAAAAATGACTTAGCAGTATATCCAAATCCCGCTACAAAAAATATTGTTTTAATGCTTGAAAGTGATGTAAACAATCATGCAACAATTATTATTAGCGATATCAGTGGACGTAATTTACAACAGATTTTTTCCGGTAATTTGAATGGTGGTGAAAATGAATTCAGGATAAATATTGAATCATTACAAGCCGGCATGTATTTAATAAATGTAATAAATGAAGATGGTTCAACGCAGGTAACTAAATTCATTAAACAATAA
- a CDS encoding T9SS type A sorting domain-containing protein, with translation MKNLTLFFALLGFSLVSMAQTYNVTFKVNMNEVADPFTTPEVNGNFNGWCGGCAPMSDPDLDGIWEVTIALAPGTYEYKFAYDSWAGQENLIPGTSCTVTNFGFTNRSLVVDASDINLDPVCWGSCDNCGAGALYDITFQVNMNGVAGPFTTPEVNGNFNGWCGGCAPMTDANSDGIWEITITLAPGTYEYKFAYDAWAGQEALTEGSSCTVTNFGFTNRSLTVTDNAILDPFIWGTCDFINTNITPTGTVTVCSGTTQTFTAASGYTGYQWKKNGTNIPGANASSYTTNQAGNYSVVISQGTAFAQSPPTTLAISKAAPKITPIGSLDICATGSVILKGKIGVGSTYQWYKNGVVIAGAPLNLTVTTIGSYKLKETTAAGCVKSKTASVTSSCKFDESNSDDFVIYPNPNSGDFSIQLSNNSGTAKEINITIYSATGAVVYEANYTSENSVINQDINLGNGIATGMYLVKISNGNTTLNKTLVIE, from the coding sequence ATGAAAAATCTTACGCTTTTCTTTGCGCTGTTGGGTTTCAGCCTTGTTTCGATGGCTCAAACCTACAATGTTACCTTTAAAGTAAACATGAATGAAGTTGCTGATCCTTTTACAACACCTGAGGTAAACGGCAATTTTAACGGCTGGTGCGGTGGCTGTGCACCCATGAGTGACCCCGATTTAGATGGCATTTGGGAAGTTACCATTGCCCTGGCTCCGGGTACTTATGAGTACAAATTTGCTTACGATAGCTGGGCCGGACAAGAAAACCTGATTCCGGGAACATCTTGCACCGTAACAAATTTTGGTTTTACAAACCGTTCACTGGTTGTAGATGCATCAGATATCAACTTAGACCCTGTTTGTTGGGGTAGTTGCGATAATTGTGGTGCAGGTGCATTGTATGATATTACATTTCAGGTAAATATGAATGGTGTTGCAGGTCCTTTTACTACACCGGAAGTTAATGGAAACTTTAACGGATGGTGCGGAGGTTGTGCCCCTATGACTGATGCAAACAGCGATGGTATTTGGGAAATCACTATTACATTAGCTCCGGGTACTTATGAATATAAATTTGCTTATGATGCATGGGCAGGTCAGGAAGCTTTAACAGAAGGTTCTTCTTGCACCGTTACAAATTTCGGATTTACAAACAGGTCGTTAACCGTTACAGATAATGCTATCCTTGATCCGTTTATTTGGGGAACTTGCGATTTTATCAATACAAACATTACACCTACAGGTACTGTAACTGTATGTTCAGGAACTACGCAAACATTTACAGCAGCTTCCGGCTACACCGGTTATCAGTGGAAGAAAAATGGAACAAATATTCCTGGTGCTAATGCTTCAAGTTATACTACAAATCAGGCTGGTAATTACAGTGTGGTAATCAGCCAGGGAACTGCATTCGCACAGTCACCTCCTACTACTTTAGCAATTTCAAAAGCAGCACCAAAAATTACACCAATAGGAAGTCTTGATATTTGCGCTACAGGCTCAGTAATTCTTAAAGGTAAAATTGGCGTTGGCAGTACTTATCAGTGGTATAAAAATGGTGTTGTAATTGCAGGTGCACCATTAAATCTAACTGTAACAACTATTGGTAGCTATAAACTAAAAGAAACTACTGCTGCAGGTTGTGTGAAATCAAAAACAGCTTCGGTTACATCATCATGTAAATTTGATGAATCAAACAGCGATGATTTTGTTATTTATCCAAACCCTAACAGCGGCGATTTTTCAATTCAACTCAGTAATAATTCAGGCACAGCAAAAGAAATAAATATCACTATTTATTCTGCCACAGGAGCTGTTGTTTATGAAGCAAATTACACTTCAGAAAATAGTGTAATTAATCAGGATATTAATTTAGGTAATGGTATTGCCACAGGTATGTATCTGGTTAAAATAAGTAATGGAAACACTACTTTGAATAAAACATTAGTTATAGAATAA
- a CDS encoding NUDIX hydrolase: MVFGYGKKDLQVLLIQRGAEPYKGLWALPGDLVYPDEDLDTSAGRVLKALTSLPDLNFEQVHTFGAVDRHPLGRVVTVAYYAIVNLKGFNPKAASWADKAKWHSIKSLPKLAFDHRDIIDYSYKKLKESTLTKPLWNGVIEEKFTLTQLQSFFETVLDKKFDKGNFRKKIDLFQYVKETEEFEKDVPYRPSRLFKFDKKLYQKNEETS, translated from the coding sequence GTGGTATTTGGCTATGGTAAGAAGGACTTACAAGTATTACTGATTCAGCGCGGAGCTGAGCCCTACAAGGGTTTGTGGGCGTTACCGGGCGACTTGGTTTACCCTGATGAAGACCTCGATACCTCAGCCGGAAGAGTATTAAAAGCACTTACCAGTCTGCCTGATTTGAACTTTGAACAGGTGCATACGTTTGGTGCGGTAGACAGGCATCCGCTGGGCAGGGTGGTTACCGTGGCGTATTATGCCATTGTAAATTTGAAGGGATTTAACCCAAAAGCTGCCTCTTGGGCCGATAAAGCGAAATGGCATAGCATAAAAAGTTTGCCGAAACTAGCTTTTGACCATAGGGATATTATTGATTATTCCTATAAAAAGTTGAAAGAAAGCACTTTGACAAAACCATTGTGGAATGGTGTGATAGAAGAAAAATTTACGCTCACACAACTACAATCGTTTTTTGAAACGGTGCTCGACAAAAAATTTGATAAAGGTAATTTCAGGAAAAAAATTGACCTTTTTCAATATGTAAAAGAAACCGAAGAATTTGAAAAAGATGTTCCTTACCGTCCATCTCGATTATTCAAATTCGATAAAAAACTCTATCAGAAAAATGAAGAAACCAGTTAG
- a CDS encoding cobalamin-dependent protein (Presence of a B(12) (cobalamin)-binding domain implies dependence on cobalamin itself, in one of its several forms, or in some unusual lineages, dependence on a cobalamin-like analog.): MTDVQPYQPKHKIRIVTAASLFDGHDAAINVMRRIIQATGVEVIHLGHDRSVEEVVNCAIQEDVQAIAMTSYQGGHTEYFKYMYDLLKEKGCAHIKIFGGGGGTILPSEIEELQNYGITRIYSPDDGRSMGLQGMINDLVQQSDFATGVNLNGELKHLTNEKDWKSIGKLISAVENNTPDAANIMTQVEVLIKNNNTPVLGITGTGGAGKSSLVDELVRRFLIDFTDKTIAILSVDPSKRKTGGALLGDRIRMNAINNARVYMRSMATRQANLALSKHVDEAVKILKAAQFDLIILETSGIGQSDTEITEHSNVCLYVMTPEYGAASQLEKIDMLDFADLIAINKFDKRGAQDALRDVRKQFQRNHKLFDVDTEKMPVFATIASQFNDPGTNQLYRHMMDTIKEKTKVDLHSDFHITDEMSKKIFIIPPQRTRYLAEISESNRAYDKKVVEQKTVAQNLFALHTAKSIVDDTELKNKLEAEYQKVAKKIDNENLDLIQTWNNKLKSYTDEYYIFKVRDKELKIKTHSESLSHLQIPKISLPKYEAWGDILQWQLQENVPGEFPFTAGIYPFKREEEDPTRMFAGEGGPERTNKRFHYVSLGMPAKRLSTAFDSVTLYGNDPDYRPDIYGKIGNSGVSICCLDDAKKLYSGFDLADPKTSVSMTINGPAPMLLGFFMNAAIDQQCEKYILENKLEAEVEAKIQEIYKGREHLRPKYNAADLPAGNNGLGLLLLGVTGDQVLPAEIYAGIKAKTLSTVRGTVQADILKEDQAQNTCIFSTEFALRLMGDVQEYFIQNKVRNFYSVSISGYHIAEAGANPITQLAFTLANGFTYVEYYLSRGMNINDFGPNLSFFFSNGIDPEYAVIGRVARRIWAKAMKMKYGADDRTQKLKYHIQTSGRSLHAQEIDFNDIRTTLQALYAIYDNCNSLHTNAYDEAITTPTEESVRRAMAIQLIINKELGLAKNENPIQGSFIIEELTNLVEEAVLSEFDRITERGGVLGAMETMYQRGKIQEESLFYETLKHTGAYPIIGVNTFLNSKGSPTILPMEVIRATEEEKEAQITTLKNLHEKNTSFTAYHLRHLQTTAIQNNNLFEALMEACKFCSLGQITKSLFEVGGQYRRNM, from the coding sequence ATGACAGACGTTCAACCATACCAACCCAAGCACAAAATCAGGATTGTAACAGCTGCCAGCCTTTTCGACGGGCATGATGCGGCCATTAATGTGATGCGCAGGATAATTCAGGCAACTGGCGTTGAAGTTATACATCTAGGCCATGACCGCAGCGTGGAGGAAGTTGTGAATTGTGCGATTCAGGAAGATGTGCAGGCAATTGCCATGACGAGTTACCAGGGTGGACATACAGAATATTTTAAATACATGTATGACCTGCTGAAGGAAAAAGGATGTGCACATATTAAAATTTTTGGTGGTGGCGGAGGAACAATTCTTCCAAGTGAAATAGAAGAATTGCAGAATTATGGCATTACCAGAATTTATTCTCCTGATGATGGAAGGTCGATGGGTTTGCAGGGTATGATAAATGATTTGGTTCAGCAAAGTGATTTCGCAACGGGTGTAAATTTAAATGGCGAATTAAAACATCTCACCAACGAAAAAGACTGGAAAAGTATAGGAAAATTAATTTCTGCCGTAGAAAACAACACACCTGATGCAGCAAATATTATGACACAGGTGGAGGTATTAATTAAAAATAATAACACACCTGTTTTAGGAATTACAGGTACCGGCGGAGCAGGTAAGTCATCGCTGGTGGATGAATTAGTGCGTAGGTTTTTAATCGATTTTACCGATAAAACAATTGCCATTTTATCTGTTGACCCTAGTAAACGGAAAACAGGTGGTGCATTACTGGGCGATCGTATCAGGATGAATGCAATTAATAATGCACGCGTTTATATGCGCTCCATGGCAACACGTCAGGCAAACCTTGCATTAAGCAAACACGTTGACGAAGCCGTTAAAATATTAAAAGCAGCACAATTTGATTTAATTATTCTTGAAACATCCGGAATCGGACAAAGTGATACAGAAATTACTGAACATAGTAATGTTTGTTTATATGTAATGACGCCTGAATACGGTGCAGCAAGTCAGTTGGAAAAAATTGACATGCTTGATTTTGCGGATTTAATTGCGATAAATAAATTCGACAAACGTGGTGCTCAGGATGCTTTGCGTGATGTTAGGAAACAGTTTCAGCGCAATCATAAATTGTTTGATGTGGATACCGAAAAAATGCCGGTTTTCGCCACTATTGCTTCGCAGTTTAATGATCCGGGAACAAATCAGTTGTATCGTCACATGATGGATACGATTAAAGAAAAAACAAAAGTTGATTTACATTCCGATTTTCATATAACGGATGAAATGAGTAAAAAAATATTCATTATTCCGCCACAACGCACCCGATATCTTGCAGAAATATCAGAATCAAATCGTGCTTATGATAAAAAGGTGGTAGAACAAAAAACCGTAGCACAAAATTTATTCGCGTTACATACCGCTAAGTCAATTGTAGATGATACCGAATTAAAAAACAAACTGGAAGCCGAATACCAAAAGGTTGCGAAAAAAATTGATAATGAAAATCTCGATTTAATTCAAACCTGGAATAATAAATTAAAATCGTATACTGATGAATATTATATATTCAAAGTGCGCGATAAAGAATTAAAAATTAAAACGCATTCGGAAAGTTTATCGCATTTACAAATTCCGAAAATCAGTCTGCCGAAATATGAAGCCTGGGGCGACATATTACAATGGCAATTGCAGGAAAACGTTCCCGGTGAATTTCCGTTTACTGCCGGTATTTATCCTTTTAAACGCGAAGAAGAAGATCCAACACGTATGTTTGCCGGTGAAGGCGGACCTGAGCGTACCAATAAACGTTTTCATTATGTGAGTTTAGGTATGCCTGCAAAACGTTTATCAACTGCGTTTGACAGTGTAACATTATATGGAAACGACCCTGATTATCGTCCGGATATTTACGGAAAAATTGGTAACAGCGGCGTTAGTATTTGTTGTTTAGATGATGCAAAAAAATTATACAGCGGATTTGATTTAGCTGATCCAAAAACATCTGTATCCATGACCATTAACGGTCCGGCGCCGATGCTACTTGGATTTTTTATGAATGCAGCTATTGACCAACAATGCGAAAAATATATTCTTGAAAATAAACTAGAGGCGGAAGTTGAAGCTAAAATTCAGGAAATTTACAAAGGCAGAGAACATCTGCGTCCAAAATACAATGCAGCAGATTTACCTGCAGGAAATAACGGATTAGGATTATTATTATTAGGTGTAACCGGTGATCAGGTATTACCTGCAGAAATTTATGCGGGCATTAAAGCAAAAACATTAAGTACTGTTCGCGGTACTGTTCAGGCAGATATTTTAAAAGAAGATCAGGCACAAAATACCTGTATTTTTTCTACAGAATTTGCTTTGCGTTTAATGGGCGATGTGCAGGAATATTTTATTCAAAATAAGGTTCGTAATTTTTATTCTGTTTCTATTTCCGGATATCATATTGCTGAAGCCGGAGCAAATCCGATTACACAATTAGCGTTTACTTTAGCAAACGGATTTACATATGTAGAATATTATTTAAGTCGTGGAATGAATATTAACGACTTTGGGCCAAACCTTTCGTTTTTCTTTAGTAATGGTATTGATCCGGAATATGCCGTTATTGGTCGTGTTGCGAGAAGAATTTGGGCTAAGGCTATGAAAATGAAATACGGCGCCGACGATCGTACACAAAAGTTAAAATATCATATTCAAACCAGCGGAAGAAGTTTACATGCGCAGGAAATTGATTTTAATGATATCAGAACTACACTGCAGGCATTGTATGCTATTTATGATAATTGTAATTCATTACATACCAACGCATATGATGAGGCTATTACAACTCCAACAGAAGAAAGTGTACGTAGAGCAATGGCCATTCAGTTAATAATTAATAAAGAATTAGGGTTGGCTAAAAATGAAAATCCAATTCAGGGTTCATTTATTATTGAAGAATTAACTAATTTGGTTGAAGAGGCTGTATTAAGTGAGTTTGACCGAATCACAGAACGTGGCGGTGTATTAGGTGCAATGGAAACGATGTATCAGCGCGGAAAAATTCAGGAAGAAAGTTTATTTTATGAAACATTAAAACATACTGGTGCTTATCCAATAATCGGTGTAAATACTTTCCTGAATTCAAAAGGTTCACCAACTATTTTGCCGATGGAAGTAATTCGCGCAACGGAAGAAGAAAAAGAAGCGCAGATTACCACGCTTAAAAATTTGCATGAAAAAAACACCTCGTTTACAGCATATCATTTGCGTCATTTGCAAACAACTGCAATCCAGAATAATAACTTATTCGAAGCATTAATGGAGGCTTGTAAATTCTGCTCCCTTGGTCAAATCACCAAGTCGCTGTTTGAGGTGGGAGGACAATACAGACGGAATATGTAA
- a CDS encoding T9SS type A sorting domain-containing protein encodes MKQIFTYLLFCTLVTSAMADTYNVTFKVNMNEVAAAYTTPEVNGTFNGWCGGCNPLTDVDGDGIWEATIVLESGTYEYKFAYDAWAGQESLVEGSPCTVTAFGFTNRSLVVGAADVVLDPICWGSCDACDGIVLDQMDLPVTFDDAGVEYGLIGFGGAEASSIEIDPTDATNMVAKVIKSGAAELWAGTTITNGAGAGFATAIPFNDAATTMTVRVWSPDAGIQVRLKVEDHLDPTKSVETEATTTVAGDWEVLTFDFANEAPGTAVINYGYTYDKASIFFNFGVTGAVAGEKTYYFDDVEFGGGGEPMTYNVTFAVNMNEVAAGFTTPEVNGSFNGWCGGCNPLSDPDGDGIWSTTLPILEGNYEYKFAYDAWAGQEELTEGDECTITLGGFTNRKLVVAGGDVTQPTVCWGSCNDCGVIVLEQMDLPVTFDLLGVEYGLIGFGGAEASTIESDPTGAPTLVAKVIKSATAELWAGTTITNGAGDGLANAIPFTDASTIMTVRVWSPDAGIPVRLKVEDHADPTKSVETEATTTVAGDWETLTFDFSNEAPGTAVINLAYAYDKASIFFNFGTTGAVAGEKTYYFDDVYFGEPAEPVVYSVTFNVNMNEVAAAFTTPEVNGTFNGWCGGCNPLSDPDGDGIWSTTLDITEGTYQFKYAYDAWAGSETLVDGAECTITDGGFVNRALEVNSDMVMDPVCWGSCLDCGAAVTYDVLFTVDMNEVAAAFTTPEVNGTFNGWCGGCAPMSDLDGDNIWELTIPLEAGTYEYKFAYDTWAGSETLLEGDPCTITAFGFTNRALVVTEDVALDTVCWGSCSSCEATVPAHIVKFQVDMNTVTETFTTPEVNGTFNGWCGGCAPMSDLDGDNVWELEILLPEGTYEYKFAYDAWAGQEELTEGDICTITTDGFTNRALTVTGPATLDVVCWAKCSACNVAINNSVIGDVNVWPQPASGVAYLSFDDNQFMDADIVITDITGRMIQQSVIKNNNHEINLNGFVFGLYQITVIKNGQVIYSNSLSVL; translated from the coding sequence ATGAAACAAATATTTACTTATTTGCTGTTTTGCACCCTTGTAACAAGTGCAATGGCAGATACCTACAATGTTACCTTCAAGGTTAACATGAATGAGGTTGCCGCAGCGTATACCACACCGGAGGTTAACGGCACATTTAATGGTTGGTGCGGAGGTTGTAATCCTTTGACTGACGTTGATGGTGATGGCATTTGGGAGGCTACCATCGTATTGGAATCCGGTACCTATGAATACAAATTTGCTTATGATGCTTGGGCCGGACAGGAATCACTGGTTGAAGGTTCTCCTTGCACAGTTACTGCCTTCGGATTTACAAATCGTTCGTTGGTAGTTGGCGCTGCTGATGTTGTTTTGGATCCCATCTGTTGGGGAAGTTGTGATGCCTGCGATGGTATTGTACTCGACCAAATGGATTTACCGGTTACTTTCGATGATGCCGGTGTTGAATACGGATTAATCGGATTTGGCGGTGCTGAAGCTTCTTCAATCGAAATAGATCCTACAGATGCTACTAATATGGTAGCTAAAGTGATTAAATCAGGCGCTGCTGAATTATGGGCAGGAACAACTATAACAAATGGCGCGGGTGCAGGTTTTGCAACGGCAATTCCATTTAATGATGCTGCAACTACCATGACCGTTCGCGTTTGGTCACCGGATGCAGGCATTCAGGTGCGTTTAAAAGTGGAAGACCATTTAGATCCTACAAAATCGGTTGAAACTGAAGCTACAACTACTGTTGCCGGTGATTGGGAAGTGCTTACATTCGATTTTGCAAACGAAGCACCAGGAACAGCTGTAATTAACTATGGCTATACTTATGACAAAGCTTCTATCTTCTTCAACTTCGGCGTAACCGGAGCTGTTGCAGGTGAAAAAACATATTATTTTGATGATGTTGAATTTGGTGGCGGCGGTGAGCCGATGACTTACAACGTTACATTCGCTGTAAATATGAATGAAGTTGCTGCAGGTTTTACTACACCTGAAGTAAATGGTTCATTTAACGGCTGGTGTGGTGGCTGTAACCCATTATCTGACCCTGATGGTGATGGTATTTGGTCAACAACACTTCCTATATTAGAAGGCAATTATGAATATAAATTTGCTTATGATGCATGGGCAGGTCAGGAAGAATTAACTGAAGGTGATGAATGCACAATTACATTAGGCGGTTTCACAAATAGAAAATTAGTTGTTGCCGGTGGCGATGTTACACAGCCAACAGTATGTTGGGGAAGTTGTAACGATTGTGGTGTTATTGTTTTAGAACAAATGGATTTACCTGTAACATTCGATTTATTAGGTGTTGAATATGGTTTAATTGGTTTTGGCGGCGCAGAAGCTTCAACTATTGAATCTGACCCTACAGGTGCACCAACACTGGTTGCAAAAGTTATTAAATCGGCAACTGCTGAATTATGGGCAGGAACAACAATTACAAACGGAGCCGGTGATGGTTTGGCAAATGCAATTCCGTTTACTGATGCATCTACAATTATGACCGTTCGTGTTTGGTCTCCTGACGCAGGAATTCCTGTTCGTTTAAAAGTGGAAGATCATGCTGATCCTACTAAATCAGTTGAAACAGAAGCAACTACAACTGTTGCAGGCGACTGGGAAACATTAACATTTGATTTTTCAAATGAAGCTCCGGGAACGGCTGTAATCAACTTAGCTTATGCATACGATAAAGCATCTATATTTTTCAATTTTGGAACAACAGGTGCAGTAGCAGGAGAAAAAACATATTATTTTGATGATGTTTATTTTGGCGAACCTGCAGAACCTGTAGTTTATAGTGTAACATTCAATGTTAACATGAATGAAGTTGCCGCAGCATTTACTACACCTGAAGTAAATGGTACATTTAATGGCTGGTGCGGTGGTTGTAATCCGTTATCTGATCCTGATGGTGATGGTATCTGGAGTACTACACTCGATATTACTGAAGGTACATATCAGTTTAAATATGCTTATGATGCATGGGCAGGTTCTGAAACATTAGTTGATGGTGCTGAATGTACTATTACTGATGGCGGATTTGTAAACCGTGCACTTGAAGTAAACAGCGATATGGTAATGGATCCTGTATGTTGGGGCAGTTGTTTAGATTGTGGTGCTGCTGTTACATACGATGTATTATTTACAGTTGATATGAACGAAGTTGCCGCTGCTTTTACTACACCTGAAGTAAACGGTACATTTAATGGCTGGTGCGGAGGTTGCGCGCCAATGAGTGATTTAGATGGTGATAATATTTGGGAATTAACTATTCCGCTTGAAGCTGGAACTTATGAATATAAATTTGCTTACGATACTTGGGCAGGTTCTGAAACATTATTAGAAGGTGATCCTTGTACAATTACTGCTTTCGGATTTACAAACCGTGCTTTAGTAGTTACTGAAGATGTTGCTTTAGATACTGTATGTTGGGGAAGTTGTTCTTCATGTGAAGCAACAGTGCCTGCACATATTGTAAAATTCCAGGTAGATATGAATACCGTAACAGAAACTTTCACAACGCCTGAAGTAAATGGTACATTTAACGGATGGTGCGGAGGTTGTGCTCCAATGAGTGATTTAGATGGAGACAATGTTTGGGAATTAGAAATTTTATTACCTGAAGGAACATATGAATACAAATTTGCTTACGATGCTTGGGCAGGTCAGGAAGAATTAACTGAAGGTGATATTTGTACCATAACAACAGATGGTTTTACAAACCGCGCATTAACCGTAACCGGTCCTGCAACTTTAGATGTTGTTTGTTGGGCAAAATGTTCAGCTTGTAATGTGGCAATAAATAATTCTGTTATTGGAGATGTTAATGTATGGCCACAACCTGCAAGTGGTGTTGCCTATTTATCATTCGACGATAATCAATTTATGGATGCCGATATCGTTATTACAGATATTACAGGAAGAATGATTCAACAATCAGTAATTAAAAATAATAACCACGAAATAAATCTGAACGGATTTGTATTTGGTTTATATCAAATAACTGTAATTAAAAACGGACAGGTTATTTATTCAAATAGTTTGTCAGTATTATAA
- a CDS encoding DUF4434 domain-containing protein, with product MKKPVSHQCKLFVATLLLLAVNLSNIYAQAVPVTIQKDAEGNWTLYRNNEPYYVKGVGGSVELDKAVSIGANSIRTWGIDNAGEILDAAQEKGLTVLLGLWLQHERHGFDYDNAEKVKQQLEFFTAIVEKYKNHPALLAWGVGNEVDLFYTNTNVWYAVNDIAKMIHEKIRIILP from the coding sequence ATGAAGAAACCAGTTAGCCACCAATGTAAACTTTTTGTAGCGACACTTCTGCTGCTTGCAGTTAATTTATCAAACATTTATGCTCAGGCAGTTCCGGTCACGATACAAAAAGATGCAGAAGGCAATTGGACTTTATATCGCAATAATGAACCTTATTATGTAAAAGGAGTTGGTGGCAGCGTTGAGCTCGACAAAGCTGTTAGTATAGGTGCAAATTCCATCAGAACCTGGGGGATTGATAATGCAGGAGAAATATTAGATGCTGCGCAAGAAAAAGGTTTAACCGTATTATTAGGATTATGGCTGCAACACGAACGCCATGGTTTTGATTATGATAATGCTGAAAAAGTAAAACAACAATTGGAATTTTTTACCGCAATTGTTGAAAAATATAAAAATCACCCTGCATTACTGGCCTGGGGTGTAGGCAACGAAGTAGATTTATTTTATACGAATACCAATGTGTGGTATGCAGTTAATGATATTGCTAAAATGATTCATGAAAAGATCCGAATCATCCTACCATGA